A stretch of DNA from Deltaproteobacteria bacterium:
CCTCGACCGGGGTATTCGTTCCCTGTAATGTACAATCTTGTCCGAAAGTCCCTGCGCTATCATGCCTTGGTTTTTCCCTCTCCTGATGGTAAAAAAACAGAAAAGATCGCGCTGCAAAAACCTAAGAATCTGATCCCGCTCAAAAAGCTCGAGATGCAAGGCGCAAAATTTTCCCCCTCCCCATCCCCTCCCCCAGTGGGGGAGGGGATGGGGAACATCAGCCTCAGTGACTGGAAAATTGAAGCAACGCCGCGAGAATCGGGTTTTTCAGCGGGATCAGAAAAAAGTGGGGAGAACATGACGATATCCCGGTCGGAAGTAGAAAAGGTGGCGAATCTTGCGCGTCTTGCCTTTGGGTCAGACGAGATCGACGCCTTTACCAGCCAGTTGAACCTCATCCTCGAATATGTCCGCCAGATTGATGAACTCGACACCTCAGGCGTAGAGCCTACCTTTCACGCCCTCGATCTCGAAAACGTCCTTCGGGATGATGTGGTCCGGATGTCTCTTGGCCAGGCCGAGGCGCTTGCAAATGCCCCGAAGGCGGAAAATGACGCCTTTGTGGTGCCCAAGATCATCTGAAGAGATCTGAGGAGGGCCCTAAGACATGTCAGGACTCATAGATCTCCCTATCCACGAACTGGGCGTCTTGCTTGCAAAAAAGGAGATCTCCGCCAGGGAGCTCACCGAGGCCTATTTCGCGAGGATCGAGGAGGTGGACCCATTGGTCCGGGCCTATCTCACGCTTACTCGGGAAAAGGCCATGGAACAGGCCGCTGACGCAGACGCGCGTCTTGCCTCAGGGGAAGGGGTGGGACCGCTTACCGGGATCCCTCTTGCTATCAAGGACGTCATCTGCACGAAAGGGGTGAGGACCACATGCGCATCCCGCATACTCGAGAATTTCGTCCCTCCCTATGACGCGACCGTAATGGAGAGGCTTAATGCCCAGGGGGCGGTCATGCTCGGCAAACTCAACATGGACGAATTCGCCATGGGTTCGTCCACTGAGAATTCTGCCTGGTTCCCCACGCGCAACCCCTGGGATCTCTCCCGCATTCCAGGGGGATCGAGCGGCGGATCCGCCGCCTCGGTGGCCGCTCGGACCTGCGCGGCCTCCCTTGGATCCGACACCGGAGGATCTATCCGTCAGCCAGCATCCCACTGCGGGGTGGTCGGGTTGAAGCCCACGTACGGACGGGTCTCGCGTTTCGGCCTCGTGGCTTTTGCCTCCTCCCTCGACCAGATCGGGCCTTTTACCAGGGACGTGACCGACTGCGCCATTCTGCTTGAGGCCATCGCCGGACACGATCCAAGGGATTCCACCTCAAGTCCGCGCCAGGTGCCTGATTTTCGTGCTTTTCTCAGGGAGGGGCTTTCCGGCCTTCGGGTAGGCCTTCCGAGGGAGTATTTCGCAGGCGGCCTTCAGCCCGCTGTGGAGGCTGCGGTGAGAAGGGCCGTTTCTCATATGGAATCACAGGGGGCCACTGTGGTGGAGGTGGACCTTCCCCACACCCGGTACGCCGTTGCCGCTTACTACATCATCGCTCCTGCTGAGGCAAGTTCGAATCTCTCCCGATATGACGGAGTCAAGTACGGCTATCGGGCAAAAGACGGGAAAAACCTTCTCGAGATGTACAAGAAGACCCGCTCCGAGGGATTTGGTCCTGAGGTCAAAAGACGGATCATGCTTGGGACCTACGCCCTCTCTGCCGGGTATTACGATGCCTATTACAAGAAGGCGTCCCAGGTCCGCACCCTCATCCGCCAGGATTTCGCCCGGGCCTTTGAGGTCTGCGACGTCATCGCTGGGCCGGTGGCACCCACCACCGCGTTTCGCATTGGAGAGAAGTCGGGCGATCCCCTCCAGATGTATCTCTCGGACATCTTCACCATCGCAGCGAACCTGGCGGGTCTCCCCGCCCTTTCCGTTCCCTGCGGTTTCGACGAGTCAGGACTGCCTGTGGGTTTACACCTCATGGCAAACCACTTTGAGGAGGGCAGGCTTCTCCATGCCGCTTACAATGTTGAGCTGGCTGTGGGCACGGAACGTCCATGGCCTGACATAACCTCCCCTCAGGGGGGATAGGAGGCCTTTCCGTCGTGCAGAGGATCCCTATTTCCCTTGCCAGGCAAGGCATGAAGCTCGCCAAGGAGGTGCGGGACGGGGACGGTAAGGTCCTGTGCGGGGCCGGCGTGGAGCTTTCCACCTCAATGATCGAGCGTCTTGCCCGTTCGGGGGTGCATGCGGTCACCGTGGAGGGCCATCCCGTGAATCTCCCTGGCGAGAAGTCCCTGGCGGAACAGATCAGGGACCTGGAGTATCGTTTCTCCCGTGTCAAGGACGATCCGGTCCTTCGGGCCGTGTCCAGGACCATTGCCGAACACCTGGTCGAGGAGTATTCGAAGATGTGACCGCAAAGAAAATACCATTGAAGTATGATGCCGCATCTCTGCCCAACACCGTTCGTCGAGTGTGACCCGTCATGACCCTTGACGCCGACAGGAAGAGGGAATTTCGTAAGAGGCTTCGGGAGATTAAGTCCCTTCCGACGCTCCCTCCCATTGCTGCAAAACTCAACGCCATGGTCGAGGACGAGGAGGTGACTGCGGCCCAGATCGGCTCTGTCATCGAGAAGGACCAGGTCCTGACGAGCAAGCTACTCAAGATGGTGAACTCGTCCTTCTTCGGGTTTCCCCAGCGGATCGGGACGGTCTCGAACGCCGTCGTGCTCCTTGGCTTTGACGTCATCAAGACCCTCATTGTGACCTCTTCCATCTTCGAGGCCATGCAGGAGTCCGACATCGGGCTCTGGGAGCACTCCCTGGGAGTGGCTACGGCCTCCGGAATCCTCGCCCGAAGGAGGGCCGTCAAGAAACCCGAGGAGATCTCGACCGCGGGTCTTATCCACGACCTTGGGAAGGTCGTCATCCGGGCCGAGCTTCCGCACGAATACCGTCTCTTGGAGGCCATGGCCTCGGAGCAGGGGATATCCCTCCGTGAGGCCGAGCTCGAATTCCTGGGCGTGGGACACGCCGAGATCGGGGGGATGCTCGTGAAGCAATGGCTCCTTCCAGAACGCCTCATCCAGTCCGTCTCTTTCCACCATGCCCCCGAGTCCTCCCCTGACTGCCCGGAGCTCGCCGCCATCATCCATTTTTCCGACATCCTCATCCGGGCCGTAGGGTTTGGTTCCGGCGGGGATCCCTGGGTCCCGCCCCTGGATCACAGGGCGTGGGAGAGGGTCAAGATGGGCAGGCGCGAGCTCCGCGAGGTACTTGCCGAGCTCGATGATCTCCTCGTCGAACTCCTGGACTTCACCCTCGAGATCCGCAAGATCTCCGGGGTCTGATCCAAAGGCGGAAAGGGTCTCTTCCATGGCGCGAATCGTATGTATCGGTTCCCTGCCCGACGGCCACATGCAGGCCATCGAGGCTCGGGGCCATGCCCTTCTTCATGTCTCCGGAGAGACCGATGTGCTGGATCGCCTTCTCGGATTCTCGCCTGATGTCGTGCTTGTCAGGAAGGGCCTTCCCCGATCCCTTGACATGCTCGTCGTCAGGACCCTGAAACAGGACCTGAATCTTTCCTTTCTTTCCGTCATCCTCGTCTTTTCATCCATGGACTCCATTTCGGACCTCTCATGGGAGGTGTGTCCGGCGGACGATTTCTTTTTTGAAGAGGCCTCCACGGACGAGATCCTTTCCCGGATCGATCTTGCTGCCTTACGTATCGCTAGGCAGGGGGATCTGAATCCCCTGACCCATCTTCCCGGCAACACCTCGATCCTGAGAAGGATCCAGCACATCCTCGACGCCTGCCT
This window harbors:
- the gatC gene encoding Asp-tRNA(Asn)/Glu-tRNA(Gln) amidotransferase subunit GatC, with the protein product MTISRSEVEKVANLARLAFGSDEIDAFTSQLNLILEYVRQIDELDTSGVEPTFHALDLENVLRDDVVRMSLGQAEALANAPKAENDAFVVPKII
- the gatA gene encoding Asp-tRNA(Asn)/Glu-tRNA(Gln) amidotransferase subunit GatA; this encodes MSGLIDLPIHELGVLLAKKEISARELTEAYFARIEEVDPLVRAYLTLTREKAMEQAADADARLASGEGVGPLTGIPLAIKDVICTKGVRTTCASRILENFVPPYDATVMERLNAQGAVMLGKLNMDEFAMGSSTENSAWFPTRNPWDLSRIPGGSSGGSAASVAARTCAASLGSDTGGSIRQPASHCGVVGLKPTYGRVSRFGLVAFASSLDQIGPFTRDVTDCAILLEAIAGHDPRDSTSSPRQVPDFRAFLREGLSGLRVGLPREYFAGGLQPAVEAAVRRAVSHMESQGATVVEVDLPHTRYAVAAYYIIAPAEASSNLSRYDGVKYGYRAKDGKNLLEMYKKTRSEGFGPEVKRRIMLGTYALSAGYYDAYYKKASQVRTLIRQDFARAFEVCDVIAGPVAPTTAFRIGEKSGDPLQMYLSDIFTIAANLAGLPALSVPCGFDESGLPVGLHLMANHFEEGRLLHAAYNVELAVGTERPWPDITSPQGG
- a CDS encoding HDOD domain-containing protein translates to MTLDADRKREFRKRLREIKSLPTLPPIAAKLNAMVEDEEVTAAQIGSVIEKDQVLTSKLLKMVNSSFFGFPQRIGTVSNAVVLLGFDVIKTLIVTSSIFEAMQESDIGLWEHSLGVATASGILARRRAVKKPEEISTAGLIHDLGKVVIRAELPHEYRLLEAMASEQGISLREAELEFLGVGHAEIGGMLVKQWLLPERLIQSVSFHHAPESSPDCPELAAIIHFSDILIRAVGFGSGGDPWVPPLDHRAWERVKMGRRELREVLAELDDLLVELLDFTLEIRKISGV